The nucleotide window AGGCGATGGCATACCCCTTGGTCACTGCTTTCATGGTGTTGCCGACCGCGTCCAGTTCGTCCGTGATTGCCCGCACTTTCTTCGGCAGCTTGGCCATCACGGCGATGCCTCCCGCGTTGTCGGTAATGGGGCCGAATGCGTCCAGCGAAATGATGATCCCGGCCATGCTCAACATGGCCATGACCGCAATGGCGATGCCGTAAAGCCCGGCCAGTTGGTACGTGCAAAGAATGGCGATGCCGATGCAGCCGACGGGCAGCGCCGTGGCATGCTGGCCCACCGCCAGCCCGGCAATAATATTGGTGGCATGGCCCGTTTCAGACGCTTCGGCGATTTTTTGAACAGGCCGGTGTTCGGTCGCCGTATAATAATTGGTGATCACGACGACCACAAAGCTCATCACCAGTCCGGCCAGGGCCGAAAAATAGATCGACCACGCGCTGCGCTGCGCACCTCCAAGCTCAAACGAAGCCGGAAACAGGGCGAGCGTCACCGGCAACAGCAATACCGCTGTGACAACTGCGCTGACCAGCACCCCTCCGCGCAACAGGCGGGCGGGACGGTCATTTTTCAAATTCACATACAGAATCCCGGCAATCCCGCCTATCACTGAAATTGCGGAAATAATGAACGGACACGCGATGGCGGCCTGCTGAAGGACGCTGCCGATCCCCGCTTTTTCACCCAGCATCAAGTACGCCGTCAGCACGGCGCCAATCAGACTAACCACATAGGTCTCAAACACATCCGCCGCCATGCCGGCGCAATCGCCCACATTATCACCCACGTTGTCGGCAATTGTAGCCGGGTTGCGCGGATCGTCCTCGTCCAGATTGCTTTCGATTTTGCCCACCAGATCCGCCCCCACATCCGCGGCCTTGGTATAAATACCGCCGCCCAAACGGGCGAAAACACTGATGAGGCTGCTGCCCAAAGCCAGGCCCACGAGGCTGTTGATCGCCTCTGGAATGCCGAGAAAATGTGTAACCGTCAGATAAAAAACACCCACGCTCAACAGCGCAAGGCCGACGACGAGCATGCCCGTGACCGCTCCACCGCTAAAGGCGACACGAAGCGCCTTGGCGCGGCTGGTCTGCGCGGCAAAGGTTGTGCGAACGTTCGCGATCACAGCAACGCGCATGCCCAGGTACCCCGCAAGCAGGCTGCACGCCGCACCCAGCAAAAAGCCCAGGCTGACGACGATATCTTTGCGCAAGATCCAGAGCAGAATAAAAAGTATGACGGATATCACACTGATGGTTGCCACTTGGCGGTTCAGATAAGCCCGCGCACCCTGCTGGATGGCCAGCGCAATTTCGCACATGCGTTTGTTGCCCGGCTCTTGCTTGCGCACCCAGCAAATCAAGGCAAGCGCAAAGGCCAAGCCGATGAAAGACGCCACAAGTGAAATCTGCACTCCGTATGCTCCAAAATCCTGCAATATTGAACCCATAAGTAATATTTTCCTAAATAAACGGTTTCAGCCCGGTATGCCGTAAACGGCAATTATGCGGGTGGATTAAGTTATGGTTTCAGCATATCCGCGCAACTTTTTTTTAGGCACTATATTCAGTCTCTTTATACCCCCATTAACCCGGAACCTTCACCCGATTTCACCCTTCCAATCCCACGGATTGGCACAATACCTTGAACGACCCCCCCGCGCCAGTCTCATCGGTCAACTGCCGGATGCGCAACATCTCATCCACCGTCTCGCTCGCAGTTGAGACATGCGCTTTGATAAAGTCTCGCTGGGTGGTGTAAAATTCCGTCTGGAACCCCTCCGCCTCACCCCAATTTATGAGATCGGTAAAATTCACATCCGCCGTCAAATCCTGCCTTCCAAACCTCTGATAAACCTGGAGGCCCTGCAAAACCTGATGCTGAAAATAGGCGCGTATCGTGCCGGACGGGCGGCGCTCATACAAATCTCCGGCCAATTCACCGTAATCAACGGTCAAAATCGCCCCGCACTTCAACAATCCCGCCCACCCCGACAGCCAACTGCGGTACGAGCCATGAAGTTCACAGCGCTGGCCTTCCACCGGATTGGCCAGGGTGGAAAAAATGGAGAATTGGCCCGGGTCCAGGCGTTCCGGGCCAAAATCCACCAGTTGTTCCCGGACCACATCGCCCGCCAACTCCAGAACAACTTCCTTCCAGGCCCCGTTTTTCCAAACAATCTGGATGCAAGGAAAGGCATCCACGAATTCATTCGAATAAATCAAGGCCTTGCCTCCGCATTTTTCCAGCGCCTGCTCAATGGAATCATGCCAGGAGCAGCGGAATCCGCGCAATCTGCGGCGCTGCTTTGCCCGCAGGGAAGGCGACATCTCAACCAAGTGGACATGTGTAAACCAGGACCTCCATAGCGGCATTGAGCGGAGTACATTTCGCGCCATGGCGCCTGTTCCGGCCCCCACTTCTATAATATGCCAGCTTTTGTGGCCAAAAACGCGGGGCGCATTTTCTTCAAGCCAGCGCGCAATGGCCCAAGCCAAAACCGGATGAATGGTGGCCGATGTGGAGAAGTCGCCCCGGGGCCCGACATTCTTCACGGCGCTGGTATAATAACCGAAGTGAGGGTCGCCCAGCGCCGCTTCCATGAAAGTTTCAAACGAAACTTTACCCCCCTTAGCCTTCAACCAGTCCCGAAAATCCGGCATGGCCAAAGCCTGCACTATTCACCAAAAACAATCAAATACCCTGCAAAATCTCTCGCACAGCAACCCCCGGATGTTAAATTCACGGCAGGATATGGAACCGAACAAACATAAAAATAATCTGGCCACCGTCCTGACTTTTGCAGTCGGGACCGTGGTGGTTACTCTGACCGCAACCCTGCTGGCACAATTTTTTCTGAGCAAATCAGAGGAACATTCGGCGCGGCTCGCCAGCGGCGAATCGGATTACGAGCGCAAACACCCTTATTCGTAAAATAAGCGGCGGTTGAAACTTTATTCGCGGCGACAGCCCTTGGGAATGGTTGCCGTGAAATAAGTCGGCCCAAACTCAGCTTGAGTTTCGGCTGGACTGCGCACCCCTCGCGGCGCTTTAGTGGAAGCATGCATATACCCAGCAGCATGCTTCATGGGGCGGTTTGCCCGGTGACCGCGGCAGTTAGCGCCATTGGATTAACAGCCACCGCAGCCCTCGCGGCCCAGGCCCGGGAAAAAGCTTCCCCCGCCCATTTCGGCGCCGTGACAGCCTTTATTTTCGCAGCCCAGATGCTCAACTTTCCGGTCCAGAACGGTACTTCCGGCCATCTGCTCGGCGGCGTGCTCGCAACCGCCCTTCTCGGACTGCCTTTCGGCATCCTTTCCCTTGCGCTTGTGCTGGCCGTGCAAAGCCTCGCCTTCTCCGATGGCGGCCTTGCGACTCTCGGCGCCAACGTCCTCAACATGTCCCTCATCGGCGCCGGACTCGGCGGCCTCTTTGCACAATTCCTGAAATCCCGGGCCCGGAATCTTTCAAACCTCCCGGTTCTTGCCCTCGCCTCGTGGGTTTCCGTGCTGCTGGCGTCTCTTGCCTGCTCCGCCGAACTCGCGTTGGGTGGCACAACCTCCTTCACCGAGGCCGCGCCCGCCATGCTTGGCTCTCATGCTTTGATAGGCATCGGCGAAGCCCTGATCACAGCCGCCGCTTTCTGGTTGTTCTCCAGCCTTGAAGAAAACAAGGCCCATACCGTACCGCAAAAAGCGTGGCCCGTCCTCACAGCCGCCGCGCTCATCGGGCTTTTGCTCAGCCCCTTCGCCAGCAGTTATCCGGATGGTTTGGAATGGGTGGCCGCCCGCTGTCATTTCCTGCACAACAGTGCTCCGTCGTTTGTCGCACCATTGGCCAATTATACAGTGCCGGGCATTGCGCATCCGTTCGTTTCAACCGGTTTGGCCGCTCTGATCGGCGCCGGCATCTGCTTCCTGGCAGCCTGGGTTTTGGGCCAATTCCTGCAGACGCGCAAACAATTCGCGGCCACGCCCCGGACAAGCACAAAGCGTTGACAATTTTAAAAGTGCAAATTTAAAGCCGCTCTTTTCATTGCAGGAAACAGCACCAAAAGTTAAGTTTGCCCATGTCTTCAAAACGCATCCCTGTCCTTCTCGACACTGATATAGGTTCGGATATCGACGACGCCGTTTGCCTGGCCTATCTTCTGGCCAATCCCGCCTGCGAGCTGCTTGGAATCACGACGGTGACCGGCGATACGGTCAAACGAGCCAGCATGGCTTCGGTCCTCTGCAAGATCGCCGGGAAACGCATCCCCATCCACCCGGGCAGGCGGCAGCCTCTGCTCATAGAACAAAAACAGCCTCACGTCCCCCAGGCTGCGGCCCTGGATCGATGGGATCACGACACCGATTTCAGCCAGGGCGAGGCCATCGAATTTATGCGCCAAACCATCCGGGCCCGCCCGGGTGAAGTGATCTTGTTCGGCATCGGCCCCATGAGCAACATCGCCGCGCTTTTCGCCGCCGATGAGGAAATCCCCAGACTGCTGAAAGGGCTGGTGTTGATGTGCGGGGTATTCTCTCAACACAATTCAGCGCTGGAATGGAACGCCATGCTGGACCCCACGGCGACCGCCCTTGTGTACCGAGCCGCGCCGCCGTTTCACCGCTCAATCGGCCTCGATGTGACGAACCAAGTGACGATGCCTGCGGACGAGGTGCGCAAGAAATTCCAAGCTCCGTTGCTCAGGCCGGTACTCGATTTTGCCGAAGTCTGGTTTGAACATGCCAGGATGATCACATTTCACGATCCTCTGGCGGCAACGACCCTTTTTGATGACACGATCTGCGGTTTTGAACCGGGCCGGGTTGAAGTCGAGTTAAAGAGCGACCATGCGACCGGCGCCACGCTTTGGTATCCCAAGGACCCGGCGGGACACCACGAAATCGCAACCACGGTCAATCCCTCCCGGTTCTTCGATCATTACTTCAGTTTTTTCAAATAGAGAAAAGCCGGGTTTGTCTCGGGCTTGGGAAAAGATATTTTTGGAAATCAAGCCCTGGGCGATTTTACAGGACCACATCAACGGACACTAAAGCATGTTGTATTTATTCTGCCGCATGTTCATGCGTTATTGCGAGAACCCAAACCTTTCAAGCAGATGTTTTGAGCGGGAATGAACTGAAGGACGAAACGCCGTTGGCGTTTTAGCTAACATCCTATCTTTCAACATCTTGTTCAATTTGCTCTAAATCAGCGGTGAACTGTTTGTATCCGCTTTAAAAAATTGCCCATGAGCCGCAGCCCGTTGGACTGGCTCTTTTCCGGGTGAAACTGGAACGCCGCCAGATTTCCCATGCTGATCCCGCTGGCAAATGAAATGCCATAGTCGGTCATGCAGGCCGCCAACCCTTTATCCTCGGGCTCGGGATAATAGGAATGCACGTGGTAAAAATATGACTTCTCCGGCAGCTCCTGAAACAGTTCCTTCCCTTCGTTCACCGGCCTGACTTCATTCCATCCCATGTGGGGCACCTTGCCCACGGAGTCCGGAAAGCGCCTGACTTTGCCCCGTATCCAGCCCAGCCCCGCCACTCCGGGAGATTCCTCGCTTTCTTCAAACAACAATTGATACCCCAAACAAATGCCGAGAAAGGGTTTGCCGGACTTCAGCCAATCCAAAACAGGCGCCGCCAGGCCGCGTTCGCTCAAGTTGTTCATCGCATCGCCAAAGGCCCCCACGCCCGGCAGCACGATGGAATCAAAACCAACCAGCTCCTCCGCGCAAGCCACGCGGCGGACATCGGCCCCCAGAGTTTGCAGGGCCTTTTCAACGCTGCGCAGGTTCCCACGTCCGTAGTCGATCAATCCGATTTTCACTGTCTTAGCCTGCATGTCTCAGCCATTTTGAAAAAATTTCAATCCAGGCAGTTTTGCTTCCGGGCTTGAAACGGAAAACTATAACCTGCCCTTGGTGCTGGGCAAGCCCTTCACCCGGGAATCCTTGCGGCACGCCATGTCGAGCGCCTTGGCCAGCCCCTTGAAAATGGATTCCGCAATATGGTGCGCATCCCGCCCGTAGAGCAATTCAATGTGCAGGTTCATGCCCGCGTTCACCGCCAGGGCGCGCATGAATTCCTCCAGCAACTGCAGCGGAAAATCCCCCGCCTTCCGGCGTTGCGCGGGCACGCGGAATTCCAGGTAGGGCCGGTTGCTCAAATCCACGACCACGCGGCTCAGGGTTTCATCCATCGGAAGATAGGCGTGGCCGTAACGGTTGATCCCCCGTTTGTCGCCTAACGCATCCTTGAGCGCCATTCCAAGCACAATGCCCGCATCCTCGACCGTATGATGATAATCCACCTCCAGATCGCCCCTGGCTTCAATCTCGAGATCAAAAAGCGAGTGCTTGGCAAACAAGGCCAGCATGTGGTCGAAAAAACCGATGCCCGTGGAAATTTTTGACTTTCCCTGCCCGTCCAAATTCAGCTTGAGCCGGATCCTGGTCTCGTTTGTATTGCGTGTGATTGTGCTTCTTCTCATAGGACAATAAATTCATATCCGGCGCATCCGGGAGCAGCCGCAGCACTCCAGATCCCGCCCGGCATTATTTCTTCGCAAAGCGGACCGCCACGGACGCTTTATGCGCCGTCATCCCCTCCACCTCCGCCAGGGTTTCAATCGTCTTGCGCCCCCTCTTCAAGGCGTCCTTTTCATAGCGGACAAAACTCGTCTTGCGTACAAACTGATCGATCGTCAGGCCGCTGAAGCTCCGGGCGGAGCCGTTGGTCGGATATTCATGGCTCGGCCCCGCGGCATAATCCCCCGCTGCCACCGGTGAATAATCCCCGATGAAAATCCCGCCGCAATTCCGTATTTTTTTCCCGAGATCCTTGGCGCCCGCGCAAACCAGCGAGAGATGTTCAGGCGCTATCGCCTCGACTATCTGGACTCCCTGTTTGAGATTTTTCACGAGCAGCAAGGTGCATCCCAGATTGAGCGTTTCACGCAAATATTGGATGCGCGGATGCGCGACAATTTGCCGCTCGATTTCCTCTTTCACCGCCTCGATCAATTTTTTTTCCGTGCTGATAAGAAAAATCTGGCTCCCCGGCCCGTGCTCCGCCTGGGCCAGCAGATCCGCGGCCACGAACGCCGGTTTGGCGGATTTATCCGCGAGCACGGCAACCTCGCTCGGCCCCGGGATGAGGTCCACCCCCACGCGCCCAAAGATCTGCCGCTTGGCTTCAACCACAAACGCATTGCCGGGTCCGTACACTTTGTGCACCGCCTTGATCGATTCAGTCCCGTACGCCATCGCCGCTATCGCCTGTGCGCCGCCCACCTGGTAAATTTCAGTCGCGCCCGCCAGTTTGATCGCATAATGCAACACCGGGTTGACCGGCGGCGGTGTACAAACCACAATCGACTCCACCCCTGCGGTCTTTGCGAGCGTGATCGTCATCAGAGCCGAAGACACCAACGGAGCCGTACCGCCCGGCACATAAATGCCGACACGCTCCAACGGTTGGTAAATTTCGCCGACCTGCGCGCCTTCATGATTTTTACCCAGCCACGATTTTGGAAGGCAGGGGCGGTAAAATTTTACAATGTTCCGATGCGCTTTGCGCAAGGCCTCCTTGATTTCGGACTTCGGCGCGGGCGGCTTTGAAGTCAAAGCCAACTGCTCCCGGGTGACCGATGTGCTGGCAAATTGGTTGGTGATCTCGACGACGGCGCGGTCGCCTTCTTTCTGCACCCGGTTCAAAATTTGGCGCACCTGCAACACAACCTCGGGTGGCGTATCCGACATTCGTTTCAACTCGGCAACTCGGGCGCTGAAATCAGATTGCTCGTACGATAAATATTTCACAGAGGTTCCTTGCTTCGCCGCAGAGCAACGGCTCCGCTATGTAAGCGTTTGATTTTAACAGCCTTCCAGCAAATGGAAAGCAGGATTATTGAGCTGAAAAAACGCAAAACACTTTTTACAAAGAGATCGCGAAGAACAGGAAAAATGAATGTTAAAACCGGATTGTTACAGCTTTTTAAGCTTCCGCTGTTCCCATAACAATTCAGCGCCCGGCTGCAGGGTCAAAATGGCATAGCCGGATGGAACACCTTTGTTGGGCTTGCCGACAGTGCCCGGATTCAGAAAACGCACCCCACCAATGGTTTCATCCCGCGGCACATGCGTGTGGCCGTGCAAACAAACATCCGTATTTTCCGGCAGGGCGTGGGGAGGAATGTGTTGGAGCCGGAAACGGATTCCACAGCGGTTCAAATCCAGCACCGGCGGCCAGGCGGATTCGGTGTCGCAATTCCCGCGAACGACGCGGATGGGCACGCCTAAAACGTGAAAACGATCCAAAATGAAGGGACTTACGACATCGCCCAGATGCCAGAGTTCATCCACCCCGGCCAGGCCAGCCAACACTTCCTCAGCCAACCGGTCGTGCGTGTCCGCCACCACACCGATACGCATGCCCGGAACCTAGGCCGCGCTGTGCGCTTTCTGAAAGCGGGACGGCAGCATGCTCGGAAGTCCCGACTGGGCGACACTCCACTCCATGCAAAATACAAAGAAGCAGGTAAAGGCCACATCCCCCAGAAGGGTGTTGCGGAAGAAGTAAATCGTCGAAGGATAGCCGGGTTCGCCAATCGTCAGGGATTGCACCCAACCGGCCATGGTTTGCGCATACGCGGGATTCCCAAGCCATGAGGCCGAATTGGTCACCACATAAAACAACAACGAGGAACCGAGAGCCCCGCCGGCCAGGGTTTTCCAATTCTTATGACGGGCCACCCAGACGCCAAAAAACGACGCAACCGCGTAGCAACCATAGCCTGCGAGCATTTCACCCCGAAACAACGACACACCGTAGTGGACATTCAGAATGATGTCGGAAATCATCAAAGCCAGCAAAGGAACCAGCACGGCCAGCTTTTTGCGGGAATAAAGCGCGCCGCAAAAGGCAATCGCCATAATCGGGGCAAAGTTCGGAAGCCAATCGACAAAGGGCGCCGAAATGCGGTAAACCACTGCCAGAACCAAAAGTGCAAGCCATAGAATCATATAAGACCGATGTTACGTTCCAAAGTTTACAATGGCAAACTCAATTTTCAACCCCATCCCAAAACCAAGGATAAATGACAACTCAAAAAAAATTCCTGTTGATTGACGGGCACAGCGTCATTTTTCAATGGCCCGAACTGCGCCGTTTGCATTCTCAAAATCCTTCAAAATGCCGGGCTGCGCTCACCGCGCTGCTTGGAACCTTGCATGACACCTCCAACTGGCTGGTCACTCTGGTCTTCGACGGCAAGACCGGGCCGAACGAACCCGCACGGCCCGGTGCCATGGCCGTGATCTACAGCCAGGAAGGACAAACCGCAGACAGCATTATCGAGCGGTTGGTGGGACAGGCCAATGATCCCTCGCTTGTTTATGTGGTGACGGCGGACGAAGCCGAACGGATCACCGTGGAAGCCGCTGGCGCATTTGTCTATTCACCAGACTGGTTGGCGGGCGAAATCGAACAAAATACAGGGCAATGGCAACAGGCGCTTAAGGATGTGCATAAAAAGGCTAAATGGTAAAAAATCATCATTTTGATATTTTTTACTGGTTTTTCTCTGATGAGGCACTCTATCATTGCGACTTAATTTATTTGGGGCTCTATTTTATAACTTGTTAATAATCAGGTGCTCTACAGGAGTTACTAATGTCAAAGTTGGGAAAACTATTTTGTGTCATAGCGGTCATTGCTTCGCTCGCTTCAGCTGCACTTGGGTTTCTTTTGGCCACTAAAAAGTCCGGCTACGCCAAACAGTTAGGGGCTGTGGAAGATCAGCTTCGAAAAACTCCCAACGTCAGCTACCAGTCTGATTTCAAGAATAATCCGGACGAGCCCGCTGCAACGGTTCAAAAAGCCGCCGGTATTCTCAAAAAAACCAAGGATGATTTGGACGCCACACAGGCTAAATTGACGGAATCCACAGGCCAACTCTCCGAATCCCAGTCGCAAGTCCAAAAGTTGACCACGGAAGTGACCTCGACCAAAAAGGATTTGGAGTCCAAAACCACCCAGCTTACCGAAACCACCACGAATCTCCAGGCTGCCCAAACCGAGTTGAAGGATTTTAAAGACCAATTGGGCGGACGCAAATTATCCGATATCCTGGATGAATTGAAGAAAACGACGGAAGATTCCAAAGTTCTCAGTGCTGAGAAAAAAATCATCGAAGACAGCCTCGCCAAGAGTACTGCCGAGTTGAAAAAATACCAGGAACTGGAACAATTGGCCAAAAACCACGCCGCGCCCATGGATTTGAGCGGCAAGGTGGTCGCCATCAACAAATCCTGGAACTTTGTCGTGCTGGATCTGGGCAAGGACAACAAGCTGAATGAAGGCATCGATCTGGCTGTTTATCGCGGCGACCAGTTGATCGGGAAAGTCAGGACCGTCTCCGTGGATGCCACCACCGCCATAGCCGATATCCTTCCTGACTGGACCAAAACCGAAATCCAGGTGGGCGACAAAGTACTTTATTGAATTCCGCCTGCTGCGTTATATATTTACACCATGCAGCGCATGAACCGCTTATTTCTTGTTTTTGCAGGCTTCCTTCTGCTGGCCTCGTTCAGCGGCTGCGCCTCTCCCGATAAAAATACAGCCAATTCCGACCACGAACCCACTTCCACAGTCCCGTGGAACAGGCCCGAATCCTGGGAAGGCAAAGGCGTTCTCGGCGGAATGATGCAATAAAAGCAGAGTGTGGAATGCGGAATTTTTAATTCTGACTTCTGACTTCTGACTTCTTCCCTGTTAAAAGAGCTTCCGCAATCTGCACCGCATTCCAGGCGGCCCCCTTCAGCAGTTGATCCCCGCTGATAAACAAAGCCAGGCTGTTTTCGCGCGAAGGGTCCCTGCGGATGCGGCCCACCAGCACATCCAGGTCCCCGGTGGCTTCCAACGGCATTGGAAAATGGTTCTTTTCGGCGTCATCCACCAGCCGCACCCCGGCCGCCCCGGACAAAACCTTTCTCGCCCGCTCGACCGAAACCGGCTTTTCCGTCTCGATCAACACGGACTCCGAATGCGCCCGCAGAACGGGCACACGGATGCAGGTCGGAATAATTTCAAGCTCCGGCAGGTGGAATATCTTCCGGATTTCCTCGATCAGCTTGTTTTCCTCCTCGTTGTATCCGTTGGCGGCTACTTTTGTGTTATGCGAAAACAGATTGAAGGCGATCTGGTGCGGAAAAACCTTTTTTTCAATCGGACGCTTTTCGACATGGGCCTCCACCTGATCTTCCAGCTCGGCCATGGCCTGGGCCCCCGCTCCGCTGGCGGATTGATAGGTTGAAACCACGATCCGCTTGATCCCAAATTCCCGGTGCAGCGGCCCGATGGCCACGGCCAGGATCGCAGCGCAGCAGTTCGGGTTGGCAATCAGGCCCTTGTGTGAATCCAGGTCCCCGGGATTGACCTCCGGCACGACCAAAGGAGTTCCCGGCTGCATGCGAAAGGCCGATGAATTGTCAATGACCACCGCGCCGGCCTCAATGGCCTCGGAAACAAATTGCCGGGAACGGGTTGCCCCGGCGCTGAAAAACGCAAAGTCGATACCCTTGAAAACCCCGCTCTTGAGTTCTTCCACCGGCCACGACTTTTCCTGAAATTGGAGATGCTTCCCAGCCGAACGCGCCGAGGCCAGCAGCCTGAGCTGCGAGACAGGGAACTTGCGCCGTTCCATCACACGCAAGATTTCCACTCCGACCGCTCCGGTGGCGCCCACCACGGCCACATGGTATCCGTTTGCCTTCATAAAGGGGAAAAAGCCTAGGATTTTCCGGGCGCCTTCGCAAGCGGAGAATAAAAAACGATTGCCAAGAGGAATAATCCCGACTAATGAATCGGACAGTTCTTTGCGAGAAATAAACCGCGCACCGTTTGCGCGGAACGATCAGCAGTGACAGGGAATGCCGTGAGAACCGGCTACAGTTGCGCTGCGGTATCGGGTGACAAACTTCCATTCGGCTGAAATCAGCCGGAGCAGAGCCAATCCCTTCGGGGGTGAAGGCGGGAGTGAGGCGGGATCTTGGAATCTCAAATTTGAAATTTCAAATCCCAGAACCCGGAGTCCGAATATCTGCCTGTTGATCCTCATGCGTCCAGCCCATGCCGAAAGGAAAAGGCCGGACGATAAACTTCATCGCTGAAATGAAGCGTGAGAGCAGGTCAAGCCGGACCCAAATCGCAACCCGGCCTGTTCTGCTCTTGCCACAAAACAGGAGTAGAACATGTTGAAGACCCGTTCCCGCCTATTATTATTGGCAACGGCCGCATTTGCGGCGTTCGCCCTCTCATCAGGCCATTGCCAAGCCGAGGAAGCCCCCCAGGAAAACAAAACACAACCCGCGCAGGCCGCCACCCCGGTCCAGCCCGATAGCACCCAGTCCGCTTCTTCGGAAGACTCAAAAAAAGAGTCGAAGAAAGAAAAAAAGAAGGAGCAGGACTCCGATGAAATCGTAGTCACCGCGACGCGTACCGAAACGCCTGTTTCGAAAACGGGCGCTTCGACCACAGTAATTACACGCCAGCAAATTGAAGACCAGCAACTGCACACGGTCGCGGAAGCCTTGGAGGAAGTTCCGGGCGTGGCTGTTGCCCAGTCTGGAACTCCCGGGCAGGTCACCGGCCTCTTTATTCGCGGGACAAAAACCGAGAGCACCCAGGTCATCATTGATGGACGCCGCATCCCCTTCAACCTGGCCGGCAGTTTCGGCGTGGAAAACCTCGCGCTCGACGACGTGGAACGCATTGAGGTCGTGCGCGGCCCGCTCAGCTCCGTGCAGGGCGGCCCGGCCATCGGCGGCGTCATTAACATCATCACCCGCAGCGGCAAAGGCCTCGATAAACCGGAATTCACCGGTGGATTTGAAGCCGGCTCCTTTCAGACCTTTCACGAACTGGCCAGCGCCCGCGGCGCCTGCGGGCCGTTTGACTACAGCGTCCAGGCGGGCAGGCTTGACACCGACAACGAGCGTCCTAACAATCAATACCGCCTGACCAACGTCACCACC belongs to Candidatus Methylacidiphilales bacterium and includes:
- a CDS encoding SAM-dependent methyltransferase is translated as MPDFRDWLKAKGGKVSFETFMEAALGDPHFGYYTSAVKNVGPRGDFSTSATIHPVLAWAIARWLEENAPRVFGHKSWHIIEVGAGTGAMARNVLRSMPLWRSWFTHVHLVEMSPSLRAKQRRRLRGFRCSWHDSIEQALEKCGGKALIYSNEFVDAFPCIQIVWKNGAWKEVVLELAGDVVREQLVDFGPERLDPGQFSIFSTLANPVEGQRCELHGSYRSWLSGWAGLLKCGAILTVDYGELAGDLYERRPSGTIRAYFQHQVLQGLQVYQRFGRQDLTADVNFTDLINWGEAEGFQTEFYTTQRDFIKAHVSTASETVDEMLRIRQLTDETGAGGSFKVLCQSVGLEG
- the hisH gene encoding imidazole glycerol phosphate synthase subunit HisH, encoding MQAKTVKIGLIDYGRGNLRSVEKALQTLGADVRRVACAEELVGFDSIVLPGVGAFGDAMNNLSERGLAAPVLDWLKSGKPFLGICLGYQLLFEESEESPGVAGLGWIRGKVRRFPDSVGKVPHMGWNEVRPVNEGKELFQELPEKSYFYHVHSYYPEPEDKGLAACMTDYGISFASGISMGNLAAFQFHPEKSQSNGLRLMGNFLKRIQTVHR
- a CDS encoding nucleoside hydrolase, translating into MSSKRIPVLLDTDIGSDIDDAVCLAYLLANPACELLGITTVTGDTVKRASMASVLCKIAGKRIPIHPGRRQPLLIEQKQPHVPQAAALDRWDHDTDFSQGEAIEFMRQTIRARPGEVILFGIGPMSNIAALFAADEEIPRLLKGLVLMCGVFSQHNSALEWNAMLDPTATALVYRAAPPFHRSIGLDVTNQVTMPADEVRKKFQAPLLRPVLDFAEVWFEHARMITFHDPLAATTLFDDTICGFEPGRVEVELKSDHATGATLWYPKDPAGHHEIATTVNPSRFFDHYFSFFK
- the hisB gene encoding imidazoleglycerol-phosphate dehydratase HisB yields the protein MRRSTITRNTNETRIRLKLNLDGQGKSKISTGIGFFDHMLALFAKHSLFDLEIEARGDLEVDYHHTVEDAGIVLGMALKDALGDKRGINRYGHAYLPMDETLSRVVVDLSNRPYLEFRVPAQRRKAGDFPLQLLEEFMRALAVNAGMNLHIELLYGRDAHHIAESIFKGLAKALDMACRKDSRVKGLPSTKGRL
- a CDS encoding energy-coupling factor ABC transporter permease — protein: MHIPSSMLHGAVCPVTAAVSAIGLTATAALAAQAREKASPAHFGAVTAFIFAAQMLNFPVQNGTSGHLLGGVLATALLGLPFGILSLALVLAVQSLAFSDGGLATLGANVLNMSLIGAGLGGLFAQFLKSRARNLSNLPVLALASWVSVLLASLACSAELALGGTTSFTEAAPAMLGSHALIGIGEALITAAAFWLFSSLEENKAHTVPQKAWPVLTAAALIGLLLSPFASSYPDGLEWVAARCHFLHNSAPSFVAPLANYTVPGIAHPFVSTGLAALIGAGICFLAAWVLGQFLQTRKQFAATPRTSTKR
- a CDS encoding sodium-translocating pyrophosphatase produces the protein MGSILQDFGAYGVQISLVASFIGLAFALALICWVRKQEPGNKRMCEIALAIQQGARAYLNRQVATISVISVILFILLWILRKDIVVSLGFLLGAACSLLAGYLGMRVAVIANVRTTFAAQTSRAKALRVAFSGGAVTGMLVVGLALLSVGVFYLTVTHFLGIPEAINSLVGLALGSSLISVFARLGGGIYTKAADVGADLVGKIESNLDEDDPRNPATIADNVGDNVGDCAGMAADVFETYVVSLIGAVLTAYLMLGEKAGIGSVLQQAAIACPFIISAISVIGGIAGILYVNLKNDRPARLLRGGVLVSAVVTAVLLLPVTLALFPASFELGGAQRSAWSIYFSALAGLVMSFVVVVITNYYTATEHRPVQKIAEASETGHATNIIAGLAVGQHATALPVGCIGIAILCTYQLAGLYGIAIAVMAMLSMAGIIISLDAFGPITDNAGGIAVMAKLPKKVRAITDELDAVGNTMKAVTKGYAIASAGLAALVLFGAYVHELQIYVPGEVFVFSLEQPKVIIGLFLGGLLPFVFTAHSMDAVGKAAGAVVREVRRQLAESPGILTGKVKADYGTCVDIVTKAALREMILPALLPIVMVVVVAGFNHVLGPVVLGGLLVGTIVTGLFVAIAMTSSGGAWDNAKKYIEEGHFGGKGSPAHAASVTGDTVGDPYKDTAGPAINPMIKVTNIMAILIIPIFFAPLKADSQAAKAPEAQAAHELKVSAGDVRRN
- the hisD gene encoding histidinol dehydrogenase translates to MKYLSYEQSDFSARVAELKRMSDTPPEVVLQVRQILNRVQKEGDRAVVEITNQFASTSVTREQLALTSKPPAPKSEIKEALRKAHRNIVKFYRPCLPKSWLGKNHEGAQVGEIYQPLERVGIYVPGGTAPLVSSALMTITLAKTAGVESIVVCTPPPVNPVLHYAIKLAGATEIYQVGGAQAIAAMAYGTESIKAVHKVYGPGNAFVVEAKRQIFGRVGVDLIPGPSEVAVLADKSAKPAFVAADLLAQAEHGPGSQIFLISTEKKLIEAVKEEIERQIVAHPRIQYLRETLNLGCTLLLVKNLKQGVQIVEAIAPEHLSLVCAGAKDLGKKIRNCGGIFIGDYSPVAAGDYAAGPSHEYPTNGSARSFSGLTIDQFVRKTSFVRYEKDALKRGRKTIETLAEVEGMTAHKASVAVRFAKK